The following proteins are encoded in a genomic region of Cryptococcus gattii WM276 chromosome I, complete sequence:
- a CDS encoding uncharacterized protein (Similar to SGTC gene model, INSD accession EAL21434.1): MHKRRMMSECEVETIIADTGYRGPEGKDDDEAIVERLLDDIQTAKHQTFAFNRRPKPAFRVRIPALPAWRYPMPSPPVTSLCPDIPLEAFSIAVDNPCSPMTATSSEIASTFMISEAKTHLEDAGRAKMEVEQVDCLAELQLQRELQPSISLVKHSCHTFPEPGQATPTKLQSSYPSCRVLKQEMYESSFSGEMAELKRIKSGSSTDSSDTIKPQFAGLHGPTSAITAVMIS; encoded by the exons ATGCAcaagaggaggatgatgagcgAATGTGAAGTGGAGACGATAATTGCAGATACTGGGTATAGAGGTCCAGAGGggaaggatgatgatgaggcGATAGTGGAAAGGCTTCTTGACGAT ATACAAACCGCAAAACACCAAACGTTCGCCTTCAATCGTCGGCCCAAGCCAGCCTTTCGAGTACGCATTCCCGCCCTTCCAGCCTGGCGATACCCTATGCCCTCCCCACCGGTGACGTCCCTCTGCCCTGACATCCCTCTGGAGGCATTTTCCATAGCCGTCGATAATCCTTGTAGTCCCATGACGGCTACTTCGTCAGAAATTGCTTCGACCTTCATGATCTCGGAAGCAAAGACACATCTCGAAGACGCGGGACGAGCAAAGATGGAAGTGGAGCAGGTCGATTGCTTAGCTGAACTGCAGCTCCAACGAGAGTTACAGCCTTCAATATCCCTGGTAAAACATTCGTGTCATACATTTCCTGAACCAGGCCAAGCGACGCCCACAAAACTCCAGTCTTCCTATCCATCTTGCCGAGTACTGAAGCAGGAGATGTACGAATCGAGCTTTTCGGGGGAAATGGCAGAGTTAAAGCGTATAAAGTCAGGATCCAGCACGGATAGCTCTGACACGATAAAGCCACAG TTCGCCGGCCTTCATGGACCGACATCAGCAATTACGGCGGTAATGATATCCTGA
- a CDS encoding Hsp90 co-chaperone Cdc37, putative (Similar to TIGR gene model, INSD accession AAW43116.1) produces the protein MPLNYSKWDMLELSDDSDIEEHPNVDKKSMIRWKQRDIHEKREARKLLISKLKSELSLNSVLRPRIETIISGLSSSGLDHYRAVQRRMKEDPSPEKPATDAPNQPTYDMMLSQLLSDVFREGAWLVEGGKVEGNSVIYNGKKVDDNTGLPDWATAEVPEGKKERLAEKLEQRLKWHVSELNRRDEQVKKEIEKEEGELKKKITSEDIHEGWSSSKIAPPKPSVWDEKPKPKSKKTEKVETIEVLNPKASSSAAPLAPATEDTDDEEDFGPLSPAGRAFAQIPLGEFEKSYEFIKNDSSVLSSSTHDSLLAEAFDAERRGDKSLAMRCVHQSLLVSYCRQLGKDGVGLFFQKMIQKNPKSITMFNEDFQRTYNRIATRTREILAEEAAAGPSGEREQIQLVATDPNMTIAFNIPDGPPPEDLRLEGEGAEELDVEQVRAWLQQKWEIFKGFPPQFQDALRTENLDKVNKVLGNMTVLEAEKIVELLQEGGMLSFSEKGVRDMTKQ, from the exons ATGCCTCTGAACTACTCCAAGTGGGATATGCTCGAG CTCTCCGACGACTCGGACATCGAGGAGCACCCAAATGTCGACAAGAAGAGTATGATAAG GTGGAAGCAAAGGGACATCCATGAAAAACGAGAAGCTCGTAAACTCCTCATATCCAAGCTGAAGTCTGAGCTCTCTCTCAACTCGGTCCTCCGGCCCCGTATCGAAACAATCATCTCTGGcctctcctcttctggACTCGACCACTACCGCGCTGTACAGCGCCGAATGAAAGAAGATCCTTCTCCCGAGAAGCCTGCAACAGATGCACCCAATCAGCCGACATATGACATGATGCTATCCCAGCTTTTGAGCGATGTCTTCCGTGAGGGCGCCTGGCTCGTCGAAGGCGGCAAAGTCGAAGGCAACAGCGTAATCTACAatgggaagaaggtggATGATAATACTGGTCTTCCTGACTGGGCTACCGCAGAGGTGCCGGAGGGGAAAAAGGAGCGTTTGGCTGAGAAACTCGAACAAAGGCTCAAATGGCATGTTTCCGAGCTAAACAGACGGGACGAGCAGGTCAAGAAAGAGAttgagaaagaggaaggagaattaaagaagaagatcaCGTCTGAAGATATCCATGAGGGCTGGAGCAGCTCCAAGATTGCTCCCCCCAAACCTTCAGTGTGGGACGAGAAACCAAAGCCCAAGAGTAAGAAGACAGAAAAGGTAGAGACTATCGAGGTGTTGAATCCCAAGGCTAGC TCATCTGCTGCGCCATTAGCTCCTGCTACGGAAGATACAGACGACGAAGAAGATTTCGGTCCGCTCTCTCCCGCCGGGCGCGCATTTGCTCAAATTCCTCTTGGCGAATTTGAAAAGTCTTATGAGTTTATCAAAAACGACTCTTCTGTTCTTTCATCTTCGACCCATGATTCTCTTCTCGCCGAAGCATTTGACGCAGAACGCAGAGGCGACAAATCTCTTGCCATGCGTTGTGTCCACCAAAGCTTGTTAGTGAGCTACTGCAGACAATTGGGCAAAGATGGCGTAGGGTTGTTTTTCCAGAA AATGATTCAAAAAAATCCGAAATCTATCACAATGTTCAACGAAGATTTCCAGCGCACATACAATCGCATTGCCACCCGCACTCGAGAGATTCTTGCTGAAGAAGCTGCCGCTGGTCCTTCTGGCGAACGCGAGCAGATTCAACTCGTTGCCACGGACCCCAACATGACCATCGCTTTCAATATTCCTGATGGACCTCCTCCAGAGGACCTTCGTCTGGAAGGCGAAGGAGCGGAGGAGCTTGACGTGGAGCAGGTGCGAGCGTGGTTGCAACAAAAGTGGGAGATTTTCAAAGGCTTCCCCCCTCAATTCCAAGATGCTCTTCGAACGGAGAATCTTGACAAGGTGAACAAGGTCCTAGGAAATATGACAGTCTTGGAGGCAGAGAAGATTGTAGAGTTGTTGCAAGAGGGAGGAATGCTGAGTTTCAGCGAGAAGGGCGTGCGAGATATGACAAAGCAGTAG
- a CDS encoding Hypothetical Protein (Similar to TIGR gene model, INSD accession AAW43131.1) — protein MVHQESPSNSILLLHPLTLDPTHFVSRLISKDFSVISDTEPIPWTIDNKYYSADVFFQLVPVSQDQEGDDVLNKYHDVRVVVYLFEGSIPKVLPPRLVKFMSEPRDVAIAVRALSNGLPEEIQDDKEGEEVINGTELFDEIGMEFVDEVNPLTDEDDERPMEPLEIIRQTLQTHLWPGMSRKPLYTSSQMPASTSSSNESSRAPSPEHAQFDVTFNPSAQDKKEESVVGEGSNGEEGMGQFPNLQELVAQMYGADFAAVDDFDKFDGFSTGLESLSLAERGTYVSLDDMELSQDHDDYQNLEEWLEGDDESKGAEIEETNGRARNEVEDQLDQDSDQLDPGFESDPNKHESHSTGFQDDFTDFHTAPPPSSSTGSATLALDPTPLLLHLQSVRAELAGVEDEDERRLRAGREVAHMLKTLGLEVGDDDDLGLDDIGLDSI, from the exons ATGGTACATCAGGAAAGCCCGTCCAACTCTATCCTCCTCTTGCACCCCCTCACCCTCGACCCTACACACTTCGTCTCGC GACTCATCTCCAAAGACTTTTCTGTCATCTCAGATACAGAACCAATACCGTGGACCATTGATAACAAGTATTACTCCGCCGacgtcttcttccaactTGTCCCAGTTTCACAGGACCAGGAGGGGGACGACGTGCTAAACAAGTACCATGATGTGAGAGTTGTAGTGTACCTATTTGAGGGCTCAATTCCAAAAGTGTTACCTCCGAGGCTAGTGAAGTTCATGTCTGAGCCCCGCGACGTGGCCATCGCTGTTCGTGCTTTATCAAATGGATTACCGGAAGAGATTCAGGACGACaaggaaggggaagaggtgaTAAATGGCACAGAACTGTTCGACGAGATTGGGATGGAGTTTGTTGACGAAGTCAATCCCCTTACAGACGAAGATGACGAGAGAC CGATGGAACCCCTGGAAATTATCCGTCAAACTCTCCAGACACATCTATGGCCCGGAATGTCTCGCAAACCTCTTTACACGTCTTCGCAAATGCCTGCCtcaacatcatcttccaacGAGTCTTCAAGGGCCCCTTCACCGGAACATGCCCAGTTCGATGTAACCTTCAACCCGTCCGCTCAGGAcaaaaaggaggagagCGTAGTGGGCGAGGGAAGCAAtggggaggaaggaatGGGGCAGTTCCCCAATCTTCAAGAACTTGTCGCACAAATGTACGGTGCTGATTTTGCCGCCGTTGATGACTTTGACAAATTTGACGGATTCAGTACTGGTCTTGAGTCGCTGTCACTGGCCGAGAGGGGAACGTACGTATCACTCGATGATATGGAGCTCTCCCAGGATCACGATGATTACCAAAATCTAGAAGAATGGCTAGAGGGGGATGATGAGTCAAAGGGTGCAGAAATTGAAGAAACAAATGGTCGAGCACGAAACGAAGTCGAGGATCAGCTAGACCAGGATAGTGACCAACTGGACCCAGGATTCGAATCCGATCCCAATAAACACGAATCACATTCCACAGGCTTCCAAGATGACTTTACCGATTTTCATACTGCACCTCCCCCTTCATCATCTACCGGGTCTGCCACACTAGCTCTGGATCCCACACCTCTACTTTTACACTTACAGTCTGTTCGAGCCGAGCTAGCGGGtgtggaagatgaggacgaAAGGCGCTTAAGAGCTGGAAGAGAGGTTGCACATATGCTCAAGACATTGGGATTAGAAGtgggagatgatgatgatttAGGACTAGACGACATTGGTTTGGATAGTATCTGA
- a CDS encoding Hypothetical Protein (Similar to TIGR gene model, INSD accession AAW42756.1) — translation MSHVDNTVDEATINAIRQRLLETGDWERIQKLLRAHLEESGWVDDLKDLAKEKARAQGVPNLENLVKQISESAASMVSANVKRDVILEIESVLDREVEQA, via the exons ATGTCTCACGTCGACAACACAGTCGATGAGGCCACGATCAACGCCATCCGCCAAAGATTACTGGAAACCGGCGATTGGGAGCG AATACAAAAGCTATTAAGGGCACATTTAGAAGAGAGCGGATGGGTCGATGACCTCAAGGACCTGGCAAAAg AAAAAGCTCGGGCTCAGGGTGTCCCAAATCTTGAAAACCTCGTCAAACAAATCAGTGAGAGTGCAGCTA GTATGGTGAGCGCAAACGTCAAGCGTGATGTGATACTCGAGATTGAAAGCGTGCTCGATCGTGAGGTTGAGCAGGCATGA
- a CDS encoding uncharacterized protein (Similar to SGTC gene model, INSD accession EAL21435.1), which yields MSSTTSSLQPLASPYIPPSTAPPFLRHLIVSALSSRGYDGAEAGALTEIERLVERHIEHVLEGAKDYANLCGRQNVNAGDVVMAQEDTGRRVNAMRRESKRRRRALNLQTQPSPPPSPTFTTSTLPDLLRQELSMESDQKPSISSLSTTRGESGGSGEKLSYAESWMPGLPEKWTYATPNGEYSFNLQEHVQVTSSLLDFIKLTAAERGDIPPELGLVNYRKDPGLAAGSGASTDSMSADFGNGSREERAGETVGKKRKWTVKGVESQ from the exons ATGTCTTCGACTACATCCTCTCTCCAGCCCCTCGCATCCCCCTATATACCACCCTCTACTGCACCGCCCTTCCTCCGCCATCTCATAGTCTCAGCTCTTTCAAGTCGGGGCTATGACGGCGCAGAAGCTGGGGCTCTTACCGAAATCGAACGTCTTGTTGAACGTC ATATAGAACATGTACTCGAAGGAGCTAAGGATTACGCAAATCTTTGCGGAAGACAGAATGTTAACGCTGGTGACGTTGTGATGGCGCAGGAGGATACAGGACGGCGCGTGAATGCCATGCGAAGAGAAAGTAAACGTAGACGAAGAG CGTTGAACCTCCAAACCCAACCTTCGcctcctccctctccaaCATTCACCACATCCACCCTACCCGACCTTCTTCGCCAAGAGCTATCCATGGAAAGCGATCAAAAACCGTCCATCTCTTCATTATCAACGACTAGAGGTGAATCAGGTGGATCCGGGGAAAAACTGAGCTATGCAGAGAGCTGGATGCCAGGGTTGCCTGAAAAATGGACGTATGCAACGCCCAAC GGGGAGTATTCATTCAACCTGCAAGAACATGTTCAAGTGACATCATCGTTGTTAGACTTTATAAAACTCACTGCTGCCGAACGAGGAGACATCCCTCCTGAGTTGGGATTGGTCAATTACAGAAAAGACCCTGGTCTAGCTGCGGGATCGGGTGCAAGCACTGATAGCATGAGTGCTGACTTTGGAAACGGGTCTCGGGAGGAAAGAGCGGGAGAAACTGTGGGCAAAAAGAGGAAATGGACCGTCAAAGGGGTGGAAAGCCAGTAA
- a CDS encoding ATP-dependent RNA helicase (mRNA transport regulator MTR4), putative (Similar to TIGR gene model, INSD accession AAW43130.1), producing the protein MSSSAPSDSPLPASNLGVKQKKRSSKDKSGTPSPRPSKAARLDQEDGADDHMDVLEKGKDGQPRDPMEALEEVAMPKVEDEYEVQAEREVDAAKDFADVAAPGQEAKLKLVHQVRHQVAIPPDYPYIPINQHKRKDPPARTYKFELDPFQFVSTSCIERNESVLVSAHTSAGKTVVAEFAIATCLKEGRRVVYTSPIKALSNQKFREFTETFGDVGLMTGDVTINPEASCLVMTTEILRSMLYRGSEVMREVAWVIFDEVHYMRDKERGVVWEETIILLPHSVRYVFLSATIPNSMEFAEWICATHQQPCHVVYTDFRPTPLQHYLFPAGSEGIYLVVDEKSNFRDDNFQKAMAALAQGQGEDPANPSGGKGKKGKTKKGGALKGETSDIYKIVQLIMRRNLNPVIIFAFSKRECEDLAMQMQKFDFNTPDEAATVAQVFESAIGSLSEDDKKLSQIEGILPLLKRGIGIHHGGLLPILKEVIEILFQEGLIKALFATETFSIGLNMPAKTVVFTSVRKFDGKDFRNLSGGEYIQMSGRAGRRGLDARGIVIMMCDEKIEPEAAKGMVKGQADRLDSAFHLGYNMIINLMRVEGVSPEYMLERCFFQFQNSMSVPVLQKQLKEAEAERDAIVIEREDEIEEYYDLRQQLKERGQDFQAVITHPAYCLRFLQAGRLVEIRDGDKDFGWGVVVAFNKVVNQRGRPPIWTDQDPPQKQYIVDVLTRIESGASIPRDRSASEISPPSGADKGEVAIIACSLSTVQSISQYRVNLPKDLRGQQEKNTAFRAVNEIKKRMPDGPPLLDPIKSMGISDKSFIDLVKKIALLENRLQSLEITKSPELPRLYDLYDRKQKSIQSVKSLKRRIDSVHDILQLEELKSRKRVLRRLGFTTADDVVEMKGRVACEISTGDELMLTEMMFGGTFNTLAPEQCAALLSCFVFQEKSEAKVRLKEELAAPLRTLQETAKGIAKVSNESGIAIVEDEYVQSFKVEMMDVVLQWCKGAKFSQICEMTDVFEGSIIRCFRRLQELIRQMGQAAHAIGNTELEEKFAKSMELLERPNTVVFNPS; encoded by the exons ATGTCCTCCTCCGCTCCAAGCGACTCGCCCCTCCCGGCTAGTAACCTTGGCGTGAAACAAAAAAAGAGATCCTCAAAAGACAAGAGCGGTACTCCATCCCCTCGGCCCAGCAAGGCTGCTCGTCTCGATCAAGAGGATGGCGCAGACGATCATATGGACGTATtggagaaagggaaggatgGACAACCAAGAGATCCCATGGAAGCGTTAGAAGAGGTAGCAATGCCCAAAGTCGAAGATGAGTACGAAGTTCAAGCTGAAAGAGAGGTGGACGCTGCAAAGGACTTCGCCGATGTTGCTGCCCCAGGACAGGAGGCCAAGTTGAAGCTTGTACACCAG GTCCGACACCAGGTTGCTATTCCTCCTGATTATCCCTACATCCCTATTAATCAACACAAGCGCAAAGATCCGCCAGCCCGTACCTACAAATTTGAGTTGGATCCTTTCCAGTTTGTGTCTACTTCCTGTATTGAGAGAAATGAGTCTGTCCTTGTATCCGCCCACACTTCGGCTGGTAAGACGGTGGTGGCTGAATTTGCTATTGCGACGTGTTTGAAGGAAGGGAGGCGAGTGGTATATACAAGTCCTATCAAG GCTTTGTCAAACCAAAAATTCAGAGAATTTACAGAGACATTCGGTGACGTTGGACTCATGACCGGTGATGTGACTATCAACCCGGAAGCGTCATGTCTGGTTATGACCACTGAAATTTTGCGCTCTATGCTGTACCGCGGTTCAGAAGTCATGCGTGAGGTTGCTTGGGTCATTTTTGACGAGGTTCATTACATGCGAGACAAGG AACGCGGTGTCGTTTGGGAAGAGACcatcattcttcttccgcATTCTGTTCGCTACGTCTTCCTCTCAGCCACCATCCCCAACTCTATGGAATTTGCAGAATGGATCTGCGCAACGCACCAACAGCCTTGCCATGTCGTTTATACCGATTTCCGACCGACTCCCCTCCAGCACTACCTTTTCCCAGCTGGGTCAGAAGGCATATATCTAGTGGTTGATGAGAAGAGCAACTTCAGGGACGATAATTTCCAAAAAGCAATGGCAGCCTTAGCGCAGGGTCAAGGAGAAGATCCGGCCAATCCTAGTGGCGGAAAGGGcaagaagggcaagacCAAGAAAGGTGGCGCATTAAAGGGCGAAACATCCGACATTTATAAAATCGTTCAACTCATCATGCGACGTAACCTCAATCCTGTTATCATTTTCGCATTTTCAAAACGTGAATGTGAAGATCTTGCTATGCAAATGCAGAAATTCGATTTCAACACTCCAGATGAAGCGGCCACTGTCGCACAGGTGTTTGAAAGTGCTATCGGTTCCTTATCAGAGGACGACAAAAAACTTTCGCAAATCGAGGGCATATTGCCTTTGCTTAAGAGGGGCATTGGAATTCACCATGGTGGATTGTTGCCTATTCTTAAGGAAGTGATAGAGATTTTGTTCCAGGAAGGTCTGATAAAGGCTTTGTTCGCGACTGAGACCTTTTCGATCGGTTTAAACATGCCTGCCAAAACAGTCGTATTCACAAGTGTGCGCAAATTTGATGGTAAAGATTTCAGAAACCTTTCTGGCGGT GAATATATCCAGATGTCTGGACGTGCCGGTCGTCGTGGTCTCGATGCGCGGGGTATCGTCATCATGATGTGTGATGAAAAGATCGAACCCGAGGCAGCGAAGGGCATGGTTAAGGGCCAAGCGGACCGTTTGGATTCAGCTTTCCATCTTGGATACAACATGATCATTAATTTGATGAGAGTTGAAGGTGTCAGTCCCGAGTACATGCTGGAAAGATGTTTCTTCCAGTTCCAGAATTCTATGAGTGTACCAGTTTTACAGAAAC AGTTGAAAGAGGCTGAGGCCGAGAGAGACGCCATCGTAATTGAGCGCGAAGATGAAATCGAAGAGTACTACGATCTTCGACAACAACTCAAAGAGCGTGGGCAAGATTTCCAGGCTGTCATCACACACCCTGCGTACTGTCTACGTTTCCTTCAGGCTGGTAGGCTAGTAGAAATCCGCGACGGCGACAAGGATTTCGGCTGGGGTGTTGTCGTTGCGTTCAACAAAGTCGTGAATCAAAGAGGTCGACCCCCAATTTGGACCGACCAGGATCCGCCTCAGAAGCAGTATATTGTTGACGTGCTTACTCGTATTGAATCAGGAGCATCCATCCCTCGAGACCGATCGGCCTCTGAAATTTCCCCTCCTTCTGGCGCGGACAAGGGCGAGGTTGCCATCATTGCATGTTCTCTCTCTACTGTTCAGTCCATCAGTCAATACCGAGTCAACCTTCCAAAAGACTTGCGCGGTCAGCAAGAGAAGAACACCGCCTTCAGGGCAGTCAATGAGATCAAGAAGCGTATGCCAGATGGACCGCCTTTGCTCGACCCAATAAAGAGTATGGGCATTTCAGACAAATCGTTTATCGATTTAGTCAAGAAGATTGCATTACTGGAAAACCGATTACAGTCTCTCGAAATCACAAAATCTCCTGAGCTTCCACGTCTCTATGACCTCTACGACCGAAAACAAAAGAGCATCCAGTCTGTCAAATCCTTAAAACGCCGCATTGATTCTGTGCATGATATCCTTCAATTGGAAGAGCTCAAGTCTCGTAAACGAGTTCTGAGAAGGTTGGGTTTCACAACCGCCGATGACGTGGTGGAAATGAAGGGGCGTGTGGCGTGCGAGATTTCTACTGGAGACGAGTTGATGTTGACCGAGATGATGTTTGGAGGCACATTTAATACACTAGCACCTGAGCAGTGTGCGGCATTGCTGAGCTGTTTCGTCTTCCAAGAAAAGTCTGAGGCAAAGGTGAGGTTAAAGGAGGAACTCGCTGCCCCGCTTCGCACTCTCCAAGAGACAGCCAAGGGAATAGCCAAGGTGTCAAACGAATCAGGCATTGCGATTGTTGAAGATGAGTATGTGCAGAGCTTCAAGGTGGAAATGATGGATGTGGTTTTGCAATGGTGCAAAGGTGCCAAATTCTCCCAGATCTGTGAA ATGACCGACGTCTTTGAAGGGTCCATTATACGATGCTTTAGACGATTACAAGAACTCATTCGGCAAATGGGACAAGCTGCACATGCAATCGGTAACACGGAGCTGGAAGAAAAGTTTGCAAAGAGCATGGAGCTTCTTGAAAGGCCCAACACTGTCGTTTTCAACCCTTCGTGA
- a CDS encoding Mitochondrial import inner membrane translocase subunit tim23, putative (Similar to TIGR gene model, INSD accession AAW42755.1), with protein MAIFGLFGSSDSTPQEPSASAELFSSTTFKSNVVPSQPEAQGSSFIPNPPSQSAPAPTSPAPAPTALDAFGSAFDPAKLHPLAGLSENLDFLQLDEEKLNELEGAASVLPSRGWTDDLCVGTGTTYLSGLAIGGTWGLKEGMSRPLGNNPSFKLRLNSILNGCTRRGSFMGNSLGVLAIFYNLSNSSFDAIRGKHDALNAMAAAGLSGAIYKSTAGLRPALVGAGIGTAAAAGWSAFKNFV; from the exons ATGGCTATCTTCGGTCTCTTCGGAAGCTCCGACAGCACCCCTCAAGAACCTTCCGCCTCCGCTGAACTCTTCAGTTCCACAACCTTCAAATCAAACGTCGTCCCTTCCCAGCCAGAAGCCCAGGGGTCCTCCTTCATCCCCAACCCTCCTTCTCAGTCAGCTCCCGCACCCACTTCCCCCGCACCCGCCCCAACAGCCCTTGATGCCTTTGGATCAGCGTTCGATCCCGCCAAACTCCACCCATTGGCCGGATTGAGTGAAAACCTGGACTTTTTACAGCTCGACGAAGAAAAGTTGAACGAGCTTGAAGGAGCGGCCAGTGTTTTGCCGAGTAGGGGCTGGACGGATGATCTCTGTGTTGGCACTGGAACAACTTATCTTTCTG GCTTGGCCATTGGCGGCACTTGGGGTTTAAAGGAAGGAATGTCAAGACCACTGGGAAACAACCCCTCCTTCAAGCTTCGGCTGAACAGTATTCTTAACGGTTGTACGAGAAGGGGAAGTTTTATGGGCAACTCTCTTGGCGTTTTGG CTATTTTCTACAATCTTTCGAACTCGTCTTTCGATGCCATTAGGGGGAAGCATGATGCGCTTAATGCCATGGCTGCGGCGGGTTTGAGTGGAGCCATTTACAAGTCGACTG CCGGCTTACGACCCGCTCTTGTTGGTGCCGGTATTGGAACAGCGGCTGCAGCTGGCTGGTCCGCTTTCAAGAACTTTGTATAA
- a CDS encoding adenine phosphoribosyltransferase, putative (Similar to TIGR gene model, INSD accession AAW42757.1), giving the protein MSDVAHLKSLLGVHPDFPKKGITFLDIFPILRDPVAFESLITHFMSHIFNTHKVKPDVIVGLDARGFLLGPIIAMRLGAAFVPVRKGGKLPGSVQVVKYEKEYGVDEFEMQAGAVAPGQKVIIIDDLIATGGSAAAAGELVKKSGGETLEYLFIVGLPFLKGHEKLDAPVYSMIEAED; this is encoded by the exons ATGTCTGACGTCGCCCACCTCAAGTCTCTCCTCGGTGTCCACCCTGACTTCCCCAAGAAG GGCATCACTTTCCTCGACATTTTCCCCATCCTTCGCGACCCTGTCGCTTTTGAGAGTCTCATTACTCATTTCATGTCCCACATCTTCAACACACACAAAGTGAAGCCCGATGTCATTGTGGGTCTTGATGCCCGAGGCTTCCTCCTTGGTCCCATCATCGCTATGCGTTTGGGTGCTGCCTTTGTCCCCGTGAGGAAGGGCGGCAAGTTGCCTGGTTCTGTCCAGGTTGTCAAGTATGAGAAGGAGTATGGAGTGGACGAGTTTGAGATGCAGGCTGGCGCCGTTGCTCCTGGGCAGAAagtcatcatcatcga TGACTTGATTGCGACCGGTGGATCagccgctgctgctggaGAGCTTGTCAAGAAGTCTGGCGGTGAGACTCTTGAGTACCTTTTCATCGTTGGCTTGCCCTTCCTCAAAGGCCATGAGAAGCTTGACGCTCCCGTTTACTCCATGATCGAAGCTGAGGACTAG
- a CDS encoding Ribose-5-phosphate isomerase, putative (Similar to TIGR gene model, INSD accession AAW43129.1): MASPAVDLKQKAANLPNAPVSTFIPPTQPVTAGKQLPTSVPLPVLPAVEAAKRLAAYAAVDRHVAVEHKVIGVGSGSTVPYVVDRILAQGFEANKDRVFLPTGFQSKELIVKAGLTLGDVDQYARIDVTIDGADEVDNALNSIKGGGACQLREKVLAEAADTWVIVADYRKNSEVLGTTWTKGIPIEVVPFAYAKVLTNLAHMGSPHVLPNGQPGLSLRMAKMKAGPVVTDNGNFIIDAPFSEEQMRKPEELLYKIKMLTGVVEVGLFCGMAKAAYFGNEDGSVTIRSDDGTVSQL; encoded by the exons ATGGCTTCCCCGGCCGTAGACCTCAAGCAAAAGGCAGCAAACCTGCCAAATGCCCCTGTCAGCACT TTTATCCCTCCTACTCAGCCTGTGACAGCTGGAAAGCAGCTACCTACTTCTGTCCCTCTCCCTGTCTTGCCTGCTGTTGAAGCTGCCAAACGTTTGGCAGCCTATGCCGCTGTGGACCGACATGTCGCGGTTGAGCACAAA GTCATTGGTGTCGGATCAGGATCCACTGTCCCCTATGTTGTGGACAGGATACTTGCTCAAGGCTTTGAAGCCAATAAAGACCGGGTTTTCCTTCCTACCGGCTTCCAGTCTAAAGAGCTTATCGTTAAAGCCGGATTGACTTTGGGTGACGTGGACCAGTATGCTCGAATTGATGTGACCATTGATGGTGCCGATGA GGTCGACAACGCGCTCAACTCTATCAAGGGTGGTGGAGCTTGTCAACTTCGTGAAAAGGTCCTCGCAGAGGCTGCTGATACCTGGGTCATCGTGGCTGATTACCGCAAGAACTCTGAAGTTCTCGGCACTACT TGGACTAAAGGAATTCCTATCGAAGTCGTCCCCTTTGCATACGCCAAAGTCCTCACCAATCTCGCGCACATGGGCTCCCCACATGTCCTTCCCAACGGTCAGCCTGGTCTCAGCTTGCGTATGGCAAAGATGAAGGCCGGACCTGTGGTCACCGATAACGGAAACTTTATCATTGATGCTCCCTTTTCTGAGGAGCAGATGCGAAAGCCTGAAGAG CTATTGTACAAGATCAAAATGTTGACTGGTGTCGTCGAAGTTGGACTTTTCTGTGGCATGGCCAAGGCCGCGTACTTTGGTAACGAG GACGGCTCCGTCACAATCCGTTCTGATGATGGTACTGTTTCTCAGCTGTAG